The Dromaius novaehollandiae isolate bDroNov1 chromosome 5, bDroNov1.hap1, whole genome shotgun sequence genome window below encodes:
- the ADM gene encoding pro-adrenomedullin: MKVVHVALLYLGSVTFLGVDAARVDVATEFKRKWTKWALSRAKRDAKPSGALRGLGPAAAVQPLIRSQDVKEDPPVSHPSREDAHIRVKRYRQSISSFPHFEAIRTGCRFGTCTVQKLAHQIYQLTDKDKDGAAPVSKISPQGYGRRRRSVPEPRRRRPAPSPRGGRRPRTRPAQPLAAVLGV, from the exons ATGAAAGTGGTTCACGTAGCCCTGCTCTATCTCGGCTCGGTGACCTTCCTCGGGGTGGATGCTGCAAGGGTGGACGTAGCGACAGAGTTCAAAAGAAA ATGGACGAAATGGGCACTGAGCCGAGCCAAGCGGGACGCGAAGCCTTCGGGCGCGCTCCGAGGGCTGGGGCCAGCCGCCGCCGTGCAGCCCCTCATACGGAGCCAGGACGTGAAGGAGGATCCCCCGGTCTCGCATCCCAG CCGGGAGGATGCTCACATCCGCGTCAAGCGCTACCGCCAGAGCATTAGCAGCTTCCCCCACTTCGAAGCCATCCGCACGGGGTGCCGGTTCGGGACGTGCACGGTGCAGAAGCTGGCCCACCAGATCTACCAGCTGACCGACAAGGATAAGGACGGCGCCGCCCCCGTCAGCAAGATCAGCCCCCAGGGCTACGGCCGCAGGCGGCGCTCCGTgcccgagccccgccgccgccgcccggcgccctccccccggggcggccggcgccccCGGACGCGGCCGGCGCAGCCCCTCGCCGCCGTCCTCGGGGTCTGA